One genomic segment of Panicum virgatum strain AP13 chromosome 2N, P.virgatum_v5, whole genome shotgun sequence includes these proteins:
- the LOC120658332 gene encoding UTP--glucose-1-phosphate uridylyltransferase isoform X1: MAASATLVSVDEKIEKLRTEVAKLDQISENEKSGFISLVSRYLRSVDPADSLCMIALCASTRQLSGAVLFCAVPFCSGEAEQIEWSKIQTPTDEVVVPYDTLASPPEDLEETKKLLDKLVVLKLNGGLGTTMGCTGPKSVIEVRNGFTFLDLIVIQIESLNKKYGCSVPLLLMNSFNTHDDTQKIVEKYANSNIEIHTFNQSQYPRIVTEDFSPLPSKKSGKDGWYPPGHGDVFPSLNNSGKLDLLLSQGKEYVFVANSDNLGAIVDIKILNHLISNQNEYCMEVTPKTLADVKGGTLISYEGRVQLLEIAQVPDEHVNEFKSIEKFKIFNTNNLWVNLKAIKRLVEADALKMEIIPNPKEVDGVKVLQLETAAGAAIRFFDKAIGINVPRSRFLPVKATSDLLLVQSDLYTLVDGFVTRNPARANPANPSIELGPEFKKVANFLARFKSIPSIVELDSLKVSGDVWFGSGITLKGKVTITAKPGVKLEIPDGAVLENKDVNGPQDL, from the exons atggccgcctccgccaccctGGTGTCGGTCGACGAGAAGATCGAGAAGCTTCGCACCGAGGTCGCCAAGCTCGACCAGATCAG CGAGAACGAGAAGTCCGGCTTCATCAGCCTCGTGTCGCGCTACCTCAGGTCAGTAGATCCCGCGGATTCGCTCTGTATGATTGCTCTGTGCGCTTCGACTCGTCAGTTGAGTGGAGCGGTTTTGTTTTGTGCTGTGCCGTTTTGCAGTGGGGAGGCGGAGCAGATCGAGTGGAGCAAGATCCAGACCCCGACCGATGAGGTGGTGGTGCCGTACGACACCCTCGCGTCGCCTCCCGAAG ATCTCGAGGAGACGAAGAAGCTGCTGGACAAGCTCGTTGTGCTCAAGCTTAATGGAGGGCTCGGCACGACCATGGGCTGCACTGGCCCCAA GTCTGTCATTGAGGTCCGCAATGGGTTCACATTCCTTGACCTTATTGTGATTCAAATTGAG TCTTTGAACAAGAAGTATGGATGCAGTGTCCCTTTACTTCTGATGAACTCTTTTAACACTCATGATGACACACAGAAG aTTGTTGAGAAGTATGCCAACTCCAACATTGAGATTCACACTTTCAATCAG AGCCAGTATCCTCGCATTGTTACTGAAGACTTCTCGCCACTTCCAAGCAAGAAATCCGGGAAGGATGGCTG gtatcctccagGCCATGGCGATGTGTTCCCCTCTTTAAACAACAGTGGGAAACTTGACCTCTTATTGTCTCAG GGCAAGGAGTATGTCTTTGTTGCAAACTCAGACAACTTGGGTGCTATAGTTGACATCA AAATCCTAAACCATCTGATCAGCAACCAGAACGAGTACTGCATGGAG GTTACTCCAAAGACTCTGGCTGATGTTAAGGGTGGTACCCTCATCTCATACGAAGGAAGAGTTCAG CTTTTGGAGATTGCCCAAGTACCTGATGAGCAT GTGAATGAATTCAAATCAATTGAGAAGTTTAAGATATTCAACACTAACAACTT GTGGGTGAACCTTAAAGCTATCAAGAGACTTGTAGAAGCTGATGCACTTAAGATGGAAATTATTCCAAACCCCAAG GAAGTTGATGGTGTGAAGGTTCTTCAACTCGAAACTGCAGCTGGTGCAGCTATTAGG TTCTTTGACAAAGCGATTGGAATTAACGTTCCCCGTTCAAGGTTTCTCCCAGTGAAGGCTACATCTGATTTGTTGCTGGTGCAG TCTGATCTTTACACCTTGGTTGATGGCTTTGTCACCCGCAATCCGGCCAGAGCAAATCCAGCTAACCCTTCAATTGAGCTTGGTCCTGAGTTTAAGAAG GTTGCCAACTTCCTTGCCCGGTTCAAGTCCATCCCCAGCATTGTCGAGCTTGACAGCTTGAAGGTTTCTGGTGATGTCTGGTTCGGCTCTGGAATTACACTCAAG GGCAAGGTAACCATCACCGCCAAGCCCGGAGTGAAGTTGGAGATTCCAGATGGAGCTGTTCTTGAGAACAag GACGTCAATGGCCCCCAGGATCTCTGA
- the LOC120658332 gene encoding UTP--glucose-1-phosphate uridylyltransferase isoform X2 — translation MAASATLVSVDEKIEKLRTEVAKLDQISENEKSGFISLVSRYLSGEAEQIEWSKIQTPTDEVVVPYDTLASPPEDLEETKKLLDKLVVLKLNGGLGTTMGCTGPKSVIEVRNGFTFLDLIVIQIESLNKKYGCSVPLLLMNSFNTHDDTQKIVEKYANSNIEIHTFNQSQYPRIVTEDFSPLPSKKSGKDGWYPPGHGDVFPSLNNSGKLDLLLSQGKEYVFVANSDNLGAIVDIKILNHLISNQNEYCMEVTPKTLADVKGGTLISYEGRVQLLEIAQVPDEHVNEFKSIEKFKIFNTNNLWVNLKAIKRLVEADALKMEIIPNPKEVDGVKVLQLETAAGAAIRFFDKAIGINVPRSRFLPVKATSDLLLVQSDLYTLVDGFVTRNPARANPANPSIELGPEFKKVANFLARFKSIPSIVELDSLKVSGDVWFGSGITLKGKVTITAKPGVKLEIPDGAVLENKDVNGPQDL, via the exons atggccgcctccgccaccctGGTGTCGGTCGACGAGAAGATCGAGAAGCTTCGCACCGAGGTCGCCAAGCTCGACCAGATCAG CGAGAACGAGAAGTCCGGCTTCATCAGCCTCGTGTCGCGCTACCTCAG TGGGGAGGCGGAGCAGATCGAGTGGAGCAAGATCCAGACCCCGACCGATGAGGTGGTGGTGCCGTACGACACCCTCGCGTCGCCTCCCGAAG ATCTCGAGGAGACGAAGAAGCTGCTGGACAAGCTCGTTGTGCTCAAGCTTAATGGAGGGCTCGGCACGACCATGGGCTGCACTGGCCCCAA GTCTGTCATTGAGGTCCGCAATGGGTTCACATTCCTTGACCTTATTGTGATTCAAATTGAG TCTTTGAACAAGAAGTATGGATGCAGTGTCCCTTTACTTCTGATGAACTCTTTTAACACTCATGATGACACACAGAAG aTTGTTGAGAAGTATGCCAACTCCAACATTGAGATTCACACTTTCAATCAG AGCCAGTATCCTCGCATTGTTACTGAAGACTTCTCGCCACTTCCAAGCAAGAAATCCGGGAAGGATGGCTG gtatcctccagGCCATGGCGATGTGTTCCCCTCTTTAAACAACAGTGGGAAACTTGACCTCTTATTGTCTCAG GGCAAGGAGTATGTCTTTGTTGCAAACTCAGACAACTTGGGTGCTATAGTTGACATCA AAATCCTAAACCATCTGATCAGCAACCAGAACGAGTACTGCATGGAG GTTACTCCAAAGACTCTGGCTGATGTTAAGGGTGGTACCCTCATCTCATACGAAGGAAGAGTTCAG CTTTTGGAGATTGCCCAAGTACCTGATGAGCAT GTGAATGAATTCAAATCAATTGAGAAGTTTAAGATATTCAACACTAACAACTT GTGGGTGAACCTTAAAGCTATCAAGAGACTTGTAGAAGCTGATGCACTTAAGATGGAAATTATTCCAAACCCCAAG GAAGTTGATGGTGTGAAGGTTCTTCAACTCGAAACTGCAGCTGGTGCAGCTATTAGG TTCTTTGACAAAGCGATTGGAATTAACGTTCCCCGTTCAAGGTTTCTCCCAGTGAAGGCTACATCTGATTTGTTGCTGGTGCAG TCTGATCTTTACACCTTGGTTGATGGCTTTGTCACCCGCAATCCGGCCAGAGCAAATCCAGCTAACCCTTCAATTGAGCTTGGTCCTGAGTTTAAGAAG GTTGCCAACTTCCTTGCCCGGTTCAAGTCCATCCCCAGCATTGTCGAGCTTGACAGCTTGAAGGTTTCTGGTGATGTCTGGTTCGGCTCTGGAATTACACTCAAG GGCAAGGTAACCATCACCGCCAAGCCCGGAGTGAAGTTGGAGATTCCAGATGGAGCTGTTCTTGAGAACAag GACGTCAATGGCCCCCAGGATCTCTGA